The Candidatus Methanomethylicota archaeon nucleotide sequence TCTTTAAATGTCTTTGCATCTGATTCGTTTAAGACATGTATTTCAATTCTCCTATTTTGTACAAGCCTTCTAGCTTCATGTAGAACCTTAAACCTATCTATGTTATCTGGGATTTCAATGAGTATGTCTATGTCGCTTGCACCTATATATCCACCCTTCACATAGGAGCCAAACATGTACGCCTTTCCACCATACTTTTCAGCAATACTTTTAAGGGTTTCAAGGTATTTCCCAAGATTCTCTTCCAGATCCCTTTTACTCTCCTTTAGGTAATTGAAATACCTATACATTTGAACACCTCTTGAACGAACTTTAAAGCTTCCCTATACTCCTTCTCACCATACCTCCTATTAAGGTACCTTGCACCTATATATGCATCTTCAAGAATATCTATGATATACCATAAATCCTCAGCCAACTTTTTCAAACAGTTATTCTCACTTAAATCAATTAAATCCTTTAATGAATGTACTTTTGGGAAATCTCCGAAAGTCTTTAACAAATAAGCTTTTAAGGCTATTTGAACTGATTGTTCGAGATGAAATAAGGCTATATCATATCTACCAGCAGAGACATCGTATCCACTGACATTAAGAAAATGCTTAGCTCTAGCCACCATATCTTCATATAGCCTAGCACTCAATTTAACCACTCACTAGACTTTAAATAGCTTATACAAAGATATCTATCTTTTGCATACTCCAAACTCAATCCAATTTGGAAGATACGAACAGCACTAAACGGCAACTCATATCATTCCTCCAATTATCATTGATAAA carries:
- a CDS encoding nucleotidyltransferase domain-containing protein yields the protein MYRYFNYLKESKRDLEENLGKYLETLKSIAEKYGGKAYMFGSYVKGGYIGASDIDILIEIPDNIDRFKVLHEARRLVQNRRIEIHVLNESDAKTFK
- a CDS encoding HEPN domain-containing protein: MSARLYEDMVARAKHFLNVSGYDVSAGRYDIALFHLEQSVQIALKAYLLKTFGDFPKVHSLKDLIDLSENNCLKKLAEDLWYIIDILEDAYIGARYLNRRYGEKEYREALKFVQEVFKCIGISIT